A stretch of Tigriopus californicus strain San Diego chromosome 11, Tcal_SD_v2.1, whole genome shotgun sequence DNA encodes these proteins:
- the LOC131890716 gene encoding uncharacterized protein LOC131890716, giving the protein MSGHPPAFPTTGSSGHQSPRYGAVTPNRGDTVRSRNGESPARQHGSLDRRSRRNSGNTQLHPSGMGSSRLSPGPSIYRTMPLTQSSSSGKIAPGRQTPGRNTPSHLVRPIPQNASHGGGHHPQIPGHRGMSPFSPVMVPKINQSPAMSPVPFSPITVPRQQLPFYDYHPSVQHMSTSSVSPAVAEIVANQSQDYIDEQLAEFQTQIQILQGKA; this is encoded by the exons ATGTCTGGTCACCCACCGGCCTTCCCGACAACCGGGTCGTCGGGTCACCAATCGCCACGTTATGGAGCGGTCACGCCCAATCGTGGCGACACGGTTAGGTCGAGAAATGGCGAATCTCCGGCCCGACAACATGGTTCTTTAGATCGACGGAGTAGGAGGAATTCCGGGAACACCCAACTCCACCCCAGTGGCATGGGATCCTCTCGACTGTCCCCTGGTCCCAGCATTTATCGAACCATGCCTTTAACCCAATCATCATCAAGTGGCAAAATTGCTCCCGGCCGCCAAACACCCGGAAGGAACACCCCTTCACATTTGGTCCGACCAATACCTCAAAATGCGAGTCATGGCGGGGGGCATCATCCGCAAATCCCGGGACATCGGGGCATGAGCCCCTTTTCGCCCGTAATGGTACCAAAGATCAACCAATCACCG GCAATGTCTCCAGTCCCATTTTCCCCCATCACCGTTCCAAGACAACAACTTCCGTTTTATGACTACCACCCCAGTGTCCAGCATATGTCGACCAGTTCCGTCAGCCCTGCTGTGGCAGAAATTGTGGCTAATCAAAGCCAGGACTACATTGACGAACAACTGGCCGAGTTCCAAACTCAGATACAAATTCTACAAGGTAAGGCATGA